One window of the Hoplias malabaricus isolate fHopMal1 chromosome Y, fHopMal1.hap1, whole genome shotgun sequence genome contains the following:
- the LOC136678453 gene encoding relaxin-3 receptor 1-like encodes MGNSEVRAPAAEEAEGQNRSVDEREDRFRSLEDIEVSADGSPALRCLISATYSLVCAAGLVGNLLVLLLVRARHQRRTNRVNFFILNLAATDLQFVLTLPFWAVDTALDFSWPFGDAMCKIVLSATVMNMYASVFFLTAMSVTRYRSLASALAEGAPVSRCSVRGVGALLWALATLATAPTSVFSTVSTVAGEKLCLLRFPEGQRWLAVYHLQKIVVAFVVPMAVVCVSYLLLLRLVRRHGMKRSAERTTRVTRSVTLVVLAFFFCWMPNHAVTLWGVLVKFNVVRWDGAYYVVHTYVFPLTVCLAHANSCLNPVIYCMTRRDFRKKLKELWLRDHPRPSVGVFKSHS; translated from the coding sequence ATGGGTAACTCCGAGGTCAGGGCACCGGCGGCGGAGGAGGCGGAGGGTCAGAACCGGTCAGTGGACGAGAGAGAGGACCGCTTTCGGAGCCTGGAGGACATCGAGGTATCAGCGGACGGCAGCCCCGCGCTGAGGTGCCTGATCTCGGCCACATACTCGCTGGTGTGCGCTGCGGGGCTGGTGGGTAACCTGCTCGTGCTGCTGCTGGTGCGCGCTCGCCACCAGCGCCGGACGAACCGGGTGAATTTCTTCATCCTCAACCTGGCCGCCACGGACCTGCAGTTTGTGCTGACCCTGCCCTTCTGGGCCGTGGACACAGCGCTGGACTTCAGCTGGCCGTTTGGCGACGCCATGTGCAAGATCGTGCTCTCGGCCACGGTGATGAACATGTACGCGAGCGTCTTCTTCCTCACGGCCATGAGCGTCACGCGCTACCGCTCGTTGGCCTCGGCGCTCGCGGAGGGCGCGCCGGTGAGCCGCTGTTCGGTGCGCGGGGTGGGCGCGCTGCTGTGGGCTCTGGCCACCTTGGCCACGGCGCCCACCTCCGTCTTCTCCACCGTCAGCACCGTGGCCGGAGAGAAGCTGTGCCTCCTGCGCTTCCCCGAGGGCCAGCGTTGGCTCGCGGTGTACCACCTGCAGAAGATCGTGGTGGCCTTCGTGGTGCCCATGGCCGTCGTGTGCGTCAGTTACTTGCTCCTGCTTCGGCTCGTGCGCCGCCACGGCATGAAGCGCAGTGCCGAGCGCACCACGCGCGTGACCAGATCCGTGACACTGGTGGTGCTCGCTTTCTTCTTCTGCTGGATGCCCAACCACGCGGTCACGTTGTGGGGAGTGCTGGTAAAGTTCAACGTGGTGCGCTGGGACGGCGCGTATTACGTGGTGCACACGTACGTCTTCCCGCTGACCGTGTGCCTGGCGCACGCGAACAGCTGCCTCAACCCCGTCATCTACTGCATGACCCGCCGGGACTtcaggaagaagctgaaggagCTGTGGCTGAGGGACCACCCGAGACCAAGTGTCGGagtgttcaagtcccactcgTGA